The following are from one region of the Pelagibius sp. CAU 1746 genome:
- a CDS encoding Hint domain-containing protein, which produces MSAGKSTTHIRLLASTSILGLALAATPLSLTIDWQGAEVALQTAEAKSCFTATTLVLMAGGSEKRICDIKPGDHVISSSGRANRVVAVERPHLAGRKLYGFNGGEAFVTEEHPFLTPAGWKSIAPAATAEENPALKVGRLGCGDLVAVAVPACNAVSGNLALACELDTVLLPLERIHSIEADPQLRVYNLLLDGDHTYIANGFVVHNKGGESGGGGDRGGDDRGGGERGGDDRGGGERGDDDHGEGGESASGEDDGDHRGRGRGRGRGQGRGGDDIAGEHGEHGEHGEHGEHGEAGEDGELVETEDGDDHRGRGRGRGADDSFTEQEIEGEPLPPDQEATAVENGWQR; this is translated from the coding sequence ATGTCTGCCGGAAAAAGCACCACGCATATTCGGCTTCTGGCCAGCACCAGTATTCTGGGCCTCGCCCTGGCCGCGACGCCACTGTCCCTCACAATCGACTGGCAGGGAGCCGAGGTTGCCCTGCAGACCGCCGAAGCCAAGAGCTGTTTTACGGCGACAACCCTCGTGCTCATGGCCGGCGGCAGTGAAAAGCGCATCTGCGATATCAAGCCCGGAGATCACGTGATCAGCAGCTCGGGGAGGGCGAACCGCGTCGTAGCCGTGGAGCGCCCGCATCTGGCCGGGCGCAAGCTCTACGGCTTCAACGGCGGAGAAGCTTTCGTGACCGAGGAACACCCGTTCCTTACGCCGGCCGGCTGGAAATCAATCGCGCCCGCGGCAACGGCGGAAGAGAACCCCGCGCTGAAGGTGGGACGGCTCGGCTGTGGCGACCTGGTCGCCGTGGCGGTGCCGGCTTGCAATGCCGTTTCCGGCAACCTCGCCCTGGCCTGCGAACTCGATACGGTCCTGCTGCCGTTGGAGCGCATACACAGCATCGAAGCGGACCCGCAGCTTCGTGTCTACAACCTCCTCCTTGACGGCGATCACACCTACATCGCCAACGGGTTCGTTGTTCACAACAAGGGCGGCGAGTCAGGCGGCGGAGGCGATCGCGGTGGCGACGACCGCGGCGGGGGCGAGCGCGGTGGCGACGATCGCGGGGGCGGTGAGCGCGGCGACGACGATCACGGCGAGGGCGGTGAATCGGCCTCCGGAGAAGACGACGGCGATCACCGTGGCCGGGGCCGTGGCCGCGGCCGTGGTCAGGGCCGCGGAGGCGATGACATCGCCGGCGAACACGGCGAACACGGCGAGCACGGTGAACATGGGGAGCACGGCGAAGCGGGCGAAGACGGGGAGTTGGTCGAAACCGAGGACGGCGACGATCACCGCGGCCGCGGCCGCGGCCGTGGAGCCGACGACAGCTTCACCGAACAGGAGATCGAGGGCGAGCCTCTGCCGCCGGATCAGGAAGCCACAGCCGTCGAGAACGGATGGCAGCGATAA
- a CDS encoding Fe2+-dependent dioxygenase, translating into MLATIDGVLDWPALKKIRQAMKEGEFVDGQKTAGFRAKRVKHNEQLSPKDSSRKVIDRMVLDALMGSAEFQRAALPKTVHRPLFSRYRPGMDYGLHVDDALMGNRDRLRSDLSVTVFLSSPEDYDGGELEMASPYGPQEVKLPAGSAVVYPSSTLHRVKPVTAGERLAAVTWVQSYVADPSRREMLYDVDRVRRRLMKADPDSEETDIAFKVYANLLRMWSDP; encoded by the coding sequence ATGCTTGCGACGATCGATGGGGTGCTGGACTGGCCTGCCCTGAAGAAAATCAGGCAGGCCATGAAAGAAGGCGAGTTCGTCGATGGCCAGAAAACCGCCGGCTTTCGCGCCAAGCGGGTCAAGCATAACGAGCAACTGAGCCCCAAGGACAGCAGCCGCAAGGTCATCGACAGAATGGTGCTCGATGCCTTGATGGGCAGTGCGGAGTTTCAGCGGGCCGCCCTGCCGAAAACCGTCCATCGTCCGCTGTTCAGCCGGTACCGCCCGGGCATGGATTATGGCCTGCACGTCGACGACGCCTTGATGGGTAACCGCGACCGGCTGCGGAGCGATCTCTCCGTCACCGTTTTTCTCAGCAGTCCGGAGGACTACGACGGCGGAGAACTGGAGATGGCCAGCCCCTACGGACCGCAGGAGGTGAAGCTGCCGGCGGGCTCGGCCGTGGTCTATCCCTCAAGCACTTTGCATCGGGTGAAACCTGTGACTGCGGGCGAGCGTCTCGCAGCGGTCACCTGGGTGCAGAGCTACGTCGCCGACCCTTCGCGGCGCGAGATGCTCTACGATGTCGATAGGGTCCGCCGCCGCCTCATGAAGGCCGACCCGGATTCCGAGGAAACGGATATCGCCTTCAAGGTCTACGCCAACCTGCTCCGCATGTGGTCGGATCCTTAA
- a CDS encoding RT0821/Lpp0805 family surface protein: protein MAVRGKASLALQSTAGAVTFLLLGACAQSPSSDRGDPVYDALAPRAEVLARNTVQEALESARSKTTLSWNYIEDGSYGEITPLRTYRSSAGFYCREYVEVVNAGANGRAHRQRTACRDGDGLWKPIRS from the coding sequence ATGGCGGTGCGCGGCAAAGCCAGCCTGGCACTGCAGTCCACGGCCGGCGCCGTCACCTTCCTGCTGCTGGGTGCCTGCGCGCAGTCGCCGTCGTCGGACCGGGGAGACCCGGTCTACGACGCTCTCGCGCCACGCGCGGAAGTGCTGGCACGCAATACGGTCCAGGAAGCTCTGGAGTCCGCGCGCAGCAAGACGACACTATCTTGGAACTATATCGAAGACGGCAGCTATGGCGAAATAACGCCCTTGCGCACCTATCGCAGCTCGGCCGGCTTCTATTGCCGGGAGTACGTCGAAGTGGTCAATGCGGGCGCGAACGGGCGGGCTCACCGGCAGCGCACGGCCTGCAGGGACGGTGATGGCTTGTGGAAGCCGATAAGATCATAG
- a CDS encoding Hint domain-containing protein: protein MKRRNKVILTRLMATTSIVALTLTAAPVVLDPDIGGAGLSYAESGSSCFLAGTKVLMADGSQRPIESLRPGDLVRGGRGGINRVVAVETPRLGARRLYAFNGGRAFVTAEHPFLTMAGWKAIDPTATARENAALKVTALLAGDLLTMARQAVPQGAADNLARDSEIEFWLQPLNSVTACAAAPETTVYNLLLDGDHSYIADGFVVHNKGDDDGGDDGGDDGGDDGGEGGDDGGDDGGDDDGGEGGESGDDGGESGESGEGGESGDDDDDDDDEDEDESGESGERGGDDFFPGDPGEASDDLSPDEEADLIERGWQ from the coding sequence ATGAAACGCCGGAATAAGGTCATTTTGACCCGTCTGATGGCGACCACCAGTATCGTCGCCCTGACGCTGACGGCCGCGCCGGTCGTCTTGGACCCCGATATTGGCGGCGCCGGCCTGAGTTACGCGGAATCCGGGAGTTCCTGTTTTCTGGCCGGCACCAAGGTGCTGATGGCCGACGGCAGCCAGCGGCCCATCGAATCGCTGCGTCCCGGCGACCTAGTGCGCGGCGGGCGCGGGGGCATCAACCGCGTGGTGGCCGTCGAGACGCCGCGTTTGGGCGCCCGGAGGCTGTACGCCTTCAATGGCGGGCGGGCTTTCGTCACGGCGGAACACCCCTTCCTGACCATGGCGGGCTGGAAGGCTATCGATCCGACCGCGACGGCCCGCGAGAACGCCGCGCTAAAAGTGACGGCGCTGCTGGCCGGCGACCTGCTGACCATGGCGCGGCAGGCGGTTCCGCAGGGCGCCGCCGACAACTTGGCGCGGGATAGCGAGATCGAGTTCTGGCTGCAGCCGCTCAACAGCGTGACCGCCTGTGCCGCCGCCCCCGAGACCACGGTCTATAACTTGCTGCTCGACGGCGACCATAGTTACATCGCCGATGGCTTTGTCGTTCACAACAAAGGGGATGACGACGGTGGTGACGACGGCGGCGACGACGGTGGCGACGATGGCGGGGAAGGCGGCGACGACGGCGGCGACGACGGCGGCGATGACGATGGCGGAGAAGGCGGCGAGAGCGGCGACGACGGCGGCGAGTCGGGCGAGAGCGGCGAAGGCGGTGAATCCGGCGACGACGACGATGATGATGATGACGAAGACGAAGACGAAAGCGGTGAAAGTGGAGAGCGTGGCGGCGACGACTTTTTCCCGGGAGATCCTGGGGAGGCGAGCGATGACCTCTCGCCGGATGAAGAGGCGGACCTGATCGAGCGGGGATGGCAGTGA
- a CDS encoding RNA polymerase sigma factor: protein MDEGIRKEMIAVLPQLRRFAYGLTGSIPDGDDLVQATCERAIANLDKWEIGTRLDSWMYRIAQNLHRNALRDTAARARKLQTLGDELALSSDGRRDQENRAALEAVRRFVERLPDDQRTIMLLVCVEGRSYKDVAAITGLPIGTVTSRLGRARAALREHLSDEPPAAAARQDHTESQLEEGAK from the coding sequence TTGGACGAGGGCATCAGGAAGGAAATGATCGCCGTCTTGCCACAACTGCGACGTTTCGCCTACGGACTGACCGGATCGATTCCCGACGGGGACGACCTGGTTCAGGCCACCTGCGAGCGGGCGATCGCCAACCTCGATAAGTGGGAAATCGGCACCCGGCTGGACAGTTGGATGTACCGGATCGCGCAGAACCTTCACCGCAACGCTCTGCGCGACACCGCCGCGCGGGCCCGCAAGTTGCAAACCCTGGGCGACGAGCTGGCGCTCAGCAGCGACGGCCGCCGCGATCAGGAGAATCGCGCCGCCCTGGAGGCCGTGCGCCGCTTCGTCGAGCGTCTGCCCGACGATCAGCGGACGATCATGTTGCTGGTCTGTGTCGAAGGGCGTTCCTACAAGGATGTCGCCGCCATTACCGGCCTGCCGATCGGCACGGTAACCAGCCGTCTGGGGCGTGCGAGAGCGGCATTGCGCGAGCATCTGTCCGACGAACCCCCCGCCGCCGCAGCGCGGCAGGATCACACGGAATCTCAATTGGAAGAGGGCGCGAAATGA
- a CDS encoding RT0821/Lpp0805 family surface protein: MSKRLDPETIDAYVDGQLAPEAMADVAGRLKQDPDALARVRALHDDRALLRAAYQEAAEAPPPVALLGAIDRGFSERARRQRRTVPSIRFALAAAIALAVVGSLTGYLAGEYRLRSELEAVAARQAEDQRVLAAAISQALEHSASGQPVAWENPDSGAHGQVVPVRTYRSKSNHWCREYLASKVANDVEQKSRAIACRSGDGAWVKVEDLYYES, translated from the coding sequence ATGAGCAAGCGTCTCGATCCCGAAACCATCGACGCTTATGTCGACGGCCAACTGGCGCCCGAGGCCATGGCCGACGTCGCGGGCCGCCTGAAGCAGGACCCCGATGCTCTGGCCCGGGTCCGCGCCCTGCATGACGATCGCGCCCTGCTCCGCGCCGCCTATCAGGAGGCCGCCGAGGCCCCGCCGCCCGTGGCGCTGCTCGGGGCCATCGACCGCGGCTTTTCCGAGCGGGCGCGGCGGCAACGCAGGACTGTCCCTTCCATACGCTTCGCCCTCGCCGCCGCCATAGCCTTGGCCGTGGTCGGCTCCTTGACCGGCTACCTGGCCGGAGAATACCGGCTGCGCAGCGAGCTGGAAGCGGTCGCCGCCCGCCAGGCGGAGGACCAGCGCGTTCTGGCCGCCGCCATTTCGCAGGCCCTGGAGCACTCGGCCTCCGGTCAGCCGGTGGCCTGGGAAAACCCCGACAGCGGCGCCCATGGCCAGGTCGTGCCGGTGCGCACCTACCGCAGCAAATCGAACCACTGGTGCCGGGAGTACCTGGCGTCCAAGGTGGCCAACGATGTCGAGCAGAAGTCCCGCGCCATCGCCTGCCGTTCCGGCGACGGTGCCTGGGTGAAGGTCGAAGACCTGTATTACGAGAGCTAG
- a CDS encoding sodium:proton antiporter: MELSIFDLIAVLFGLVALFGYINHKVLGLPHSIGLMVIALGAALTLVAFELVFPATDVDGPVTAALRQVDFDDTLLKGMLSFLLFAGALHVDLTALRSRLAAITAMATLGVLISTFVVGTLAWLVFGLLGLEIPFIWALAFGALISPTDPVAVLGVLKTIKVPASVEAKIAGESLFNDGVGVVVFLIVVAIAAGGPHAEVGPLEVARLFAQEAGGGAVLGAVAGYIAYRALGSLDEHNLEIMITLALVTVTYALAHLIHVSGPLAVVVAGIFIGNHGVAYAMSEKTREHLLNFWELLDEILNSLLFLLIGLEVLVVRVDLISAEAALLAIPIVLLGRFFGVSIPLTLLSLRQSFTKGAIPVLVWGGLRGGISVALALSLPEGPEKAPILAITYAVVIFSIIVQGLTFRAVVKRSLKGDA, encoded by the coding sequence ATGGAGCTGTCGATCTTCGATCTCATCGCCGTCCTTTTCGGGCTGGTCGCGCTTTTCGGCTACATCAACCACAAGGTCCTGGGCCTGCCGCACTCCATCGGCCTCATGGTCATCGCCCTGGGCGCCGCTCTCACCTTGGTGGCTTTCGAGCTGGTCTTCCCGGCGACGGATGTCGACGGTCCGGTCACCGCCGCGCTGCGCCAGGTCGATTTCGACGATACCCTGCTGAAGGGGATGTTGAGCTTCCTGCTCTTCGCCGGCGCCCTGCACGTCGATCTCACGGCGCTGCGCAGCCGTCTGGCGGCCATCACGGCCATGGCGACCCTGGGCGTGCTGATCTCCACCTTCGTCGTGGGTACCTTGGCGTGGCTGGTCTTCGGCCTGTTGGGTCTGGAAATCCCCTTCATCTGGGCCCTGGCTTTCGGTGCGCTCATCAGCCCCACCGATCCGGTGGCGGTGCTGGGCGTCCTCAAGACCATCAAGGTCCCGGCTTCGGTGGAGGCCAAGATCGCCGGCGAATCGCTCTTCAACGACGGCGTCGGCGTGGTGGTCTTTCTCATCGTGGTGGCCATCGCCGCCGGTGGGCCGCACGCCGAGGTCGGCCCCCTGGAGGTGGCGCGGCTCTTCGCTCAGGAAGCCGGGGGCGGGGCCGTGCTGGGCGCCGTCGCCGGCTACATCGCCTACCGCGCCCTGGGCAGCCTGGACGAGCACAATCTGGAGATCATGATCACGCTGGCCCTGGTGACGGTGACCTATGCCCTGGCCCACTTGATTCACGTCAGCGGGCCGCTGGCGGTCGTGGTGGCGGGGATTTTCATCGGCAACCACGGCGTCGCCTACGCCATGAGCGAGAAGACCCGGGAGCACCTGCTGAACTTCTGGGAGCTGCTGGACGAGATCCTGAATTCCCTGCTGTTCCTGTTGATCGGCCTGGAGGTTCTGGTGGTGCGCGTCGACCTGATCTCCGCCGAGGCGGCGCTGCTGGCCATCCCCATCGTCCTGCTGGGGCGCTTTTTCGGCGTGTCGATCCCGCTCACCCTGCTGTCGCTGCGCCAGAGCTTCACCAAGGGCGCCATTCCGGTGCTGGTCTGGGGCGGCCTGCGCGGCGGCATCTCCGTCGCCCTGGCGCTGTCCTTGCCGGAAGGCCCGGAGAAGGCGCCGATCCTCGCCATCACCTATGCCGTGGTGATCTTCTCGATCATCGTCCAGGGACTGACCTTCAGGGCCGTGGTGAAACGGTCCTTGAAGGGGGACGCCTAG
- a CDS encoding radical SAM protein: protein MTTDGRKKRFVIELIKPSHYDDDGYVIQWAKAWVPSNTLSSLYGITLDVIDRKLLGDDVEVVLNGYDETNTIIPIPEITERLKAPDTTGVVCLVGVQSNQFPRALDIARRFRAEGLQVAIGGFHASGCIAMLPELPPDLQEALDLGITLYAGEGEGRLHEFYLDALKGELKPIYNYMSDLPGMDGQPTPYLPEAMVRRYGGSVACFDAGRGCPFQCSFCTIINVQGRKSRFREADDVERLVRANIEQGICRFFITDDNFARNKNWEAIFDRLGDLREETGLPFSIIIQVDTLCHKIENFIPKAKRAGVARVFIGLENINPDNLMAAKKRQNRITEYRAMLQAWREQQILTYAGYILGFPADTPEKIVHDIEVIKRELPIDILEFFCLTPLPGSEDHKNLYIKGVPMDPDMNIYDLEHVCTGHSLMSKEEWQGIYNKAWELYYSEEHLETLMRRMVVSGNKPERIWAHALQFAGCIRYEKVHPLQGGYFRRKVRTQRRSGLPLESPLVFYPRRLWEMVTTYGPFAWFALRLWLKCQQIKRDPATQSYSDLALTPVTDHGEDEELEMFAHTEAAQAAVAKAHKETEAREKHAKQAADAAE from the coding sequence ATGACTACCGATGGCCGCAAAAAACGATTTGTTATCGAACTAATTAAGCCGTCGCACTATGACGACGACGGCTATGTCATTCAGTGGGCCAAGGCCTGGGTGCCGTCCAATACGCTGTCCAGCCTCTATGGCATCACCCTGGACGTGATCGACCGCAAGCTGCTGGGCGACGATGTCGAAGTGGTCCTCAACGGCTACGACGAAACCAATACCATCATCCCGATTCCGGAAATCACCGAGCGCCTCAAGGCGCCGGACACCACCGGCGTGGTCTGCCTGGTCGGGGTGCAGTCGAACCAGTTCCCCCGCGCCCTCGACATCGCCCGCCGGTTCCGCGCCGAGGGGCTTCAGGTCGCCATCGGCGGCTTTCATGCCAGCGGCTGCATCGCCATGCTGCCGGAGCTGCCGCCGGACCTGCAGGAAGCGCTCGACCTGGGCATCACGCTTTATGCCGGCGAGGGCGAGGGGCGGCTGCACGAGTTCTATCTCGATGCCCTGAAGGGCGAGCTGAAACCGATCTACAACTACATGAGCGACCTGCCGGGCATGGACGGCCAGCCGACGCCCTATCTGCCGGAGGCCATGGTGCGGCGCTACGGCGGCTCGGTGGCCTGCTTCGACGCCGGGCGCGGCTGCCCCTTCCAGTGCTCCTTCTGCACCATCATCAACGTCCAGGGCCGCAAGTCGCGCTTCCGCGAGGCCGACGACGTGGAGCGCCTGGTGCGTGCCAACATCGAGCAGGGCATCTGCCGCTTCTTCATCACCGACGACAACTTCGCCCGCAACAAGAACTGGGAAGCGATCTTCGACCGGCTGGGCGACCTGCGCGAGGAGACCGGCCTGCCGTTCTCCATCATCATCCAGGTCGACACCCTGTGCCACAAGATCGAGAACTTCATTCCCAAGGCCAAGCGGGCCGGGGTGGCACGGGTCTTCATCGGGCTGGAGAACATCAACCCCGACAACCTGATGGCGGCCAAGAAGCGGCAGAACCGCATCACCGAGTACCGGGCCATGCTGCAGGCTTGGCGCGAGCAGCAGATCCTGACCTACGCGGGCTACATCCTGGGCTTTCCGGCGGATACGCCGGAGAAGATCGTCCACGACATCGAGGTCATCAAACGCGAGCTGCCCATCGATATCCTGGAGTTCTTCTGCCTGACGCCGCTGCCGGGCTCGGAGGATCACAAGAACCTCTACATCAAGGGCGTCCCCATGGACCCCGACATGAACATCTACGACCTGGAGCACGTCTGCACCGGGCATTCGCTGATGTCGAAGGAGGAGTGGCAGGGCATCTACAACAAGGCCTGGGAGCTTTATTACTCCGAGGAGCACCTGGAAACGCTGATGCGGCGCATGGTCGTCAGCGGCAACAAGCCGGAGCGCATCTGGGCCCACGCCCTGCAGTTCGCCGGCTGCATCCGCTACGAGAAGGTCCACCCGCTGCAGGGCGGTTACTTCCGCCGCAAGGTCCGCACCCAGCGCCGCTCCGGGCTGCCGCTGGAATCGCCCTTGGTCTTCTATCCGCGCCGCCTGTGGGAGATGGTCACGACCTACGGCCCCTTCGCCTGGTTCGCCCTGCGGCTCTGGCTCAAGTGCCAGCAGATCAAGCGCGACCCGGCGACCCAGAGCTACAGCGACCTTGCCCTGACACCGGTGACCGACCATGGCGAGGACGAGGAACTGGAGATGTTCGCCCATACCGAAGCGGCCCAGGCCGCCGTCGCCAAGGCGCACAAGGAGACCGAGGCGCGCGAGAAGCACGCCAAGCAGGCCGCCGACGCGGCGGAGTGA
- a CDS encoding DUF4399 domain-containing protein gives MRSIILAAALTLVAGPALAGETSAPEGAELYFISPQDGATVSSPVTVRFGLKGMGVAPAGTEKEKTGHHHLLIDAPAPGGAALNEPIPADDHHKHFGGGQTETGIELAPGEHSLQLVLGDWSHIPHNPPVMSERITITVK, from the coding sequence ATGCGCAGTATCATCCTGGCCGCCGCGCTGACTCTGGTAGCCGGCCCGGCCCTGGCCGGTGAAACATCCGCCCCCGAAGGTGCCGAGCTCTATTTCATCTCACCGCAGGACGGCGCCACGGTCTCCTCGCCGGTCACCGTGCGCTTTGGGCTGAAAGGTATGGGCGTCGCTCCGGCCGGCACCGAAAAAGAGAAGACCGGCCATCATCATCTGCTGATCGATGCCCCGGCGCCCGGCGGTGCGGCGCTGAACGAGCCGATCCCCGCCGACGACCATCACAAGCATTTCGGCGGTGGCCAGACGGAGACCGGCATCGAGCTGGCGCCGGGGGAGCATAGCCTGCAGCTCGTGTTGGGGGACTGGAGCCACATCCCGCACAACCCGCCGGTCATGTCGGAGCGAATCACCATCACGGTGAAATAG
- a CDS encoding nitrilase-related carbon-nitrogen hydrolase encodes MATVRAGLIQMALKAETGESPEAIRDKMNEAHLPLIDEAGKKGVQVLCLQEVFNQPYFCPSQDAKWYGAAEKIPDGPTVKLMQEYARKHSMVIVVPIYEEDITGVYYNTCAVIDADGSYLGKYRKTHIPQVAGFYEKFFFKPGNSGWPMFQTAYCKLGVYICYDRHFPEGWRALALAGAEYIVNPSATVAGLSQYLWKLEQPASAVANGCYIGAVNRVGTEAPWNIGKFYGSSYVVDPRGEFLVEASEDQDELVTADMDMDKVREVRNLWQFFRDRRPEAYGPLTQI; translated from the coding sequence ATGGCGACGGTGAGGGCGGGCCTCATTCAGATGGCCTTGAAGGCGGAAACCGGCGAAAGCCCCGAGGCGATCCGCGACAAGATGAACGAGGCGCATCTGCCGTTGATCGACGAGGCCGGCAAGAAGGGCGTGCAGGTTCTCTGCCTGCAGGAGGTCTTCAACCAGCCCTATTTCTGCCCCAGCCAGGACGCCAAGTGGTACGGCGCGGCGGAGAAGATCCCCGATGGGCCCACGGTGAAGCTGATGCAGGAGTACGCCAGGAAGCACTCCATGGTCATCGTGGTGCCGATCTACGAGGAGGATATCACCGGCGTCTACTACAACACCTGCGCGGTGATCGACGCCGACGGCAGCTACCTGGGCAAGTACCGCAAGACCCACATCCCCCAGGTCGCCGGCTTCTACGAGAAGTTCTTCTTCAAGCCCGGCAACTCCGGCTGGCCGATGTTCCAGACGGCCTACTGCAAGCTGGGCGTCTACATCTGCTACGACCGCCACTTCCCGGAAGGCTGGCGCGCCCTGGCCTTGGCGGGGGCCGAGTACATCGTCAATCCCTCGGCCACCGTGGCCGGCCTCAGCCAGTACCTCTGGAAACTGGAGCAGCCGGCCTCCGCCGTCGCCAACGGCTGCTACATCGGCGCGGTGAACCGTGTCGGCACCGAGGCGCCCTGGAACATCGGCAAGTTCTACGGCTCCAGCTACGTGGTCGACCCGCGCGGCGAGTTCCTGGTGGAGGCCAGCGAGGATCAGGACGAGCTGGTCACCGCCGACATGGACATGGACAAGGTGCGCGAGGTCAGGAACCTCTGGCAGTTCTTCCGCGACCGCCGGCCGGAGGCCTACGGCCCGCTGACGCAGATCTGA
- the hydA gene encoding dihydropyrimidinase, translated as MAILIRGGTVVTADHSYRADVLTQDDKIVAIGESLEAPGDAEVIDAGGAYVLPGGIDPHTHMELPFMGTVASEDFFSGTTAGMVGGTTMIIDFVIPSPQQDVMEAYHTWRGWAEKAAGDYSFHVAITWWDETVKEAMKTLTTEHGVNSFKHFMAYKGAIMADDEVLVNSFSRARELGAICTVHAENGELVFHLQNEILKLGITGPEGHPLSRPPEVEGEAANRAIRVAQVLDVPLYIVHNSCKESLQAITRARNEGQRVYGEVLAGHLLVNDEVYRDPDWDTAAAHVMSPPFRPKEHQEALWRGLQAGMLQTTATDHCCFCAPQKRMGHNNFTQIPNGTGGVEDRMHVLWHHGVNSGRLTMNEFVAITSTNAAKIFNIYPRKGSISVGADADIAIWDPEKERTISKDTHHQNVDYNIFEGMTVKGINTVTISQGKVVYQDGDIRTERGAGRYIDRPTFAPYYEAVKRQREAKTPVAVDRM; from the coding sequence ATGGCCATCTTGATCCGGGGCGGCACCGTCGTCACCGCCGACCATTCCTATCGGGCCGACGTGCTGACGCAGGACGACAAGATCGTGGCCATCGGCGAGTCCCTGGAGGCTCCGGGCGACGCCGAGGTGATCGACGCCGGCGGTGCCTACGTGCTGCCCGGCGGCATCGACCCGCACACCCACATGGAGCTGCCCTTCATGGGCACCGTGGCCTCGGAGGATTTCTTCTCCGGCACCACCGCGGGCATGGTCGGCGGCACCACCATGATCATCGACTTCGTGATCCCCAGTCCCCAACAGGACGTCATGGAGGCCTACCACACCTGGCGCGGCTGGGCCGAGAAGGCGGCGGGCGACTACTCCTTCCACGTCGCCATCACCTGGTGGGACGAGACCGTGAAGGAGGCCATGAAGACCCTCACGACCGAACACGGCGTGAACTCCTTCAAGCACTTCATGGCCTACAAGGGCGCCATCATGGCCGACGACGAGGTGCTGGTGAACTCCTTCAGCCGAGCGCGCGAGCTGGGCGCCATCTGCACCGTCCACGCCGAGAACGGCGAGCTGGTCTTCCACCTGCAGAACGAGATCCTGAAGCTCGGCATCACCGGGCCGGAGGGCCACCCCTTGTCCCGCCCGCCGGAGGTCGAGGGCGAGGCCGCCAACCGCGCCATCCGCGTGGCCCAGGTGCTCGACGTGCCGCTCTACATCGTCCACAACTCCTGCAAGGAGTCCCTGCAGGCCATCACCCGGGCGCGCAACGAGGGCCAGCGGGTCTACGGCGAGGTCCTGGCCGGCCACCTGCTGGTCAACGACGAGGTCTACCGCGACCCGGACTGGGACACCGCGGCGGCCCACGTCATGAGCCCGCCCTTCCGCCCCAAGGAGCACCAGGAGGCGCTGTGGCGCGGGCTGCAGGCCGGTATGCTGCAGACCACGGCCACCGACCACTGCTGCTTCTGCGCCCCGCAGAAGCGCATGGGCCACAACAACTTCACGCAGATCCCCAACGGCACCGGCGGCGTCGAGGACCGCATGCACGTCCTCTGGCACCACGGCGTCAACTCGGGCCGTCTGACGATGAACGAGTTCGTCGCGATCACCTCCACCAACGCGGCCAAGATCTTCAACATCTATCCGCGCAAGGGCTCGATCTCCGTCGGCGCCGACGCCGACATCGCGATCTGGGACCCGGAGAAGGAGCGTACGATCTCCAAGGACACGCACCATCAGAACGTGGACTACAACATCTTCGAGGGGATGACCGTCAAGGGCATCAACACCGTCACCATCAGCCAAGGCAAGGTGGTCTACCAGGACGGCGACATCCGCACCGAACGCGGCGCCGGGCGCTACATCGACCGCCCGACCTTCGCACCCTACTACGAGGCCGTGAAGCGCCAGCGCGAAGCCAAGACACCGGTGGCTGTCGATCGCATGTAG